From the Deinococcus aerolatus genome, the window GGTGGGCTTCGTGGTGGGCGCCACCACCCTGGCGATGGCGCTGGCCTCGCCGCTGGTGGGCGTGCTGGCCGACGCCCTGGGCCGCCGGGGCGTGGTGGTCTGGGCCTTTGCGTTGTTGACCGTGCCGGCGGTGCTGGCGGTCTTTGCGCCCACGCTGGGTACCCTGAACGCGGCCCGTTTCGCCCAGGGCCTGCTGATTCCGGGCGTGATGGTGGCCCTCAATGCTTTTATTGCCGAAGAGGTGCCGCCGGCCGGGCGCGCCCGCGCCCTGACGCTGTACGTGACCGGCACGGTGCTGGGCGGGTTCCTGGGCCGGTTCCTGGCGGGGCTGGTGGCGGTCCGCTGGGGCTGGCACGCGGCGTTCTGGCTGCTGGCGCTGGCCTCGCTGGCCGGGTTCTTTCTGGCCCGCGCCGGACTGCCCCCCGAACGGCACTTCACGCCCCAGCGGAACGTGCGTGTGGTGCTGGAAGGCCTGGGCGCCCACCTGAGAAACCCCGCGCTGCTAGCGACCTGCGCGGTGGGCTTTCTGATTCTGTTCACGCTGGTGGGCCTGTTCAACACGCTGACGCTGCGGCTGGCCGCCCCCCCCTACGCGCTGAACACCGCCCAGACGGGCCTGATCTTCGCCGTCTACCTGCTGGGCGTGGTGATCACGCCGGTGGCCGGGCCGCTGCTGGCGTTGCGCGGCCCCCGGATTGCCCTGCTGACGGCGGTGGGGGCCAGTCTGGCGGGACTGCTGCTGACCCTGGCCGCGCCGCTGCCCGTGATCATTGTCGGCGTGGCAGCGGGGGCCTGCGGCGTGTTTCTGGCGCAGTCCGCCGCCCTGAGTGCCGTGCAGCGCGAGGTCACGCGGGCGCGCAGCCTGGCGTCGGGGCTGTACCACGCGGCGTACTACGGCGGGGCTGCCGCCGCCAGCGTGCTGGCCGGTCACGCGTACGAGGTTGGCGGCTGGCCCACAGTGGTGCTGCTGGTGACGGGCAGCATGGCGCTGGCCGGCGTGGTGGGTGTGCTGGGCTGGCGGAAAAGTGGCGCGGTCTGAGCTAGCCTCACACCATGAATCTTGAACAACTGTGCGCTCCCGGCGCGTACCCTGGCCTGCACCTGGAGGCGCATGACCTGACCGAACGGGGCAGCGGCATCCTGGAGATCGTGATCCGCAGCGAGAAGACGCTGAACAGCGTCAACGCTGAGGCCCACCGCGCCCTGACCGGGGTGTGGCGCGACATCGACGCCGCTGAGGGCGTGCGCTGCGTCCTGATCCGGGGTGAGGGGCGCGGCTTCTCGTCGGGCGGGGACTTCACGCTGATTGAGGAGATGAGCAGCGACTTCACCGCCCTGGCCCGCGTGTGGCGCGAGGCGCGCGATCTGGTGTACAACGTCGTGAACTGCGGCAAGCCCATCGTGAGCGCCATCCACGGCCCCTGCGTGGGCGCGGGGCTGGCGGTGGCGCTGCTCTCGGACGTGAGTGTAGCGGCAAAAACCGCCCGCATTCTGGACGGGCATGTGCGGCTGGGCGTGGCCGCCGGGGACCACGCCGCAATCATCTGGCCGCTGCTGTGCGGGCTGAACAAGGCCAAGTACCACCTGCTGACCGGCGAACCCGTCTCCGGCGAGGAGGCCGAGCGCATCGGGCTGGTCAGCCTGTGCGTGCCGGACGATGAACTGCTGGACCGTGCCTGGAAGGTGGCCCGCACCCTGGCGGCAGGCAGCCCCACGGCGGTCCGCTGGACCAAGTACGCCCTGAACAACTGGCTGAGGGCGATGGGACCGACGTTTGACGCCAGCCTCGCCCTGGAGTTCCTGGGCTTCACCGGCCCCGACGTGAAGGAGGGCCTGAGCAGCCTGCGCGAGAAGCGGCCGCCGAACTTCGCGGAGGACGCGCCGATCTGAAGACACTCAGACCTGCAGCCGTGTGAACCTCCCCCTGTTCCCCCCAAAGGAACGCCCGGCCCGCCCCCGCCCCCGCCGCGTTATGGTGGGCTGAACATCAATTCACCCAGGAGGAAGTCCCATGACCAATCAGTCCAAGAGCGACAAACACCCCGTCCGTGTGGCCGTGACCGGCGCGGCGGGCCAGATCGGCTACAGCCTGCTGTTCCGCATCGCGTCCGGCGACATGCTGGGCAAGGATCAGCCGGTCATCCTGCAACTGCTGGAAGTGACCCCGGCCCTCAAGGCGCTGCAGGGCGTCGTGATGGAACTGCGCGACTGCGCCTTCCCGCTGCTCGCGGACATCGTGACCAGCGATGACCCCAACGTGGCGTTCAAGGACGCCGACTACGCCCTGCTGGTGGGCGCGATGCCGCGCAAGGCCGGCATGGAGCGCGGCGACCTGCTGTCGGCCAACGGCGGCATCTTCAAGCCCCAGGGCGAGGCGCTGAATAGGGTGGCCAGCCGCGACGTCAAGGTGCTGGTGGTGGGCAACCCCGCCAACACCAACGCCCTGATCGCCCAGCAGAACGCCCCCGACCTGACCCCCGGCCAGTTCACGGCAATGGTTCGTCTGGACCACAACCGCGCCGTGTCGCAGCTGGCCGAGAAGACCGGCGAGCCCGTCACCGCCATCCAGAACCTGACCATCTGGGGCAACCACTCCAGCACCCAGTACCCGGACCTGAGCGCCGCCACCGTGAGCGGCAGGCCTGCGCTGGAACTGGTGGACCGCGAGTGGTACGAGGGCCAGTACATCCCCACCGTCGCCAAGCGCGGCGCGGCCATCATCGAGGCGCGCGGGGCCAGCAGCGCGGCCAGCGCCGCCAGCGCCGCGATTGACCACATGCGCGACTGGGCGCTGGGCACCCCCGAGGGCCAGTGGGTCAGCATGGGCATTCCCTCGGACGGCAGTTACGGCGTTCCCGAAGGCCTGATCTACGGCTTCCCGGTCAAGTGCAGCGGCGGCAGCTACGAGATCGTGCAGGGCCTGGACGTCTCCGACTTCAGCCGGGGCAAGATGGACGCCACCGCCCAGGAACTGACCGAGGAACGCGACGAGGTGCGTAAGCTGGGTCTGGTCAAGTAACACCACGACTGTCGAGGGGGTGAGGCTTGCGGGCCTTGCCCCCTTTTTCCCATGTATGCGCCCTTCAACGTGCCTGCCCTGCTGGGCCGCCCGCTGGAACTGCGCCTGACGACGGACGGCGGCCTGGCTGGATTGATCTTCCTGATCAAGGCGCACACCGGCCAGGAGCTGTCCAAAGACGACGCCGGACTGCGCGCCCTACACGCCCGACTGGGCGCCGAGTTCGGGGCAGGCCGTCAGACGGCGGTGGAGTGGGAGGAGATTGCAGACGAGGCGTGCGCGGTGGTGGCCGACCGGAAGGGGAGTCGGTCCGCTTCCGCTCTGCCTGACGCCTAACGCCCCGCGATCAGCCCCGCGCCCACCAACGCCACCACCACGCCCACCCATTGCGCGGCCCGCAGGCCCTCACGCAGCACGGTGACGGCCAGCAGGGTGGTGAAGGCCGGGTACAGGCTGGACAGCAGCGAACCCACCGCCAGCCCACCGCCCTGCACCGCCAGCAGGTAGAACAGGTTGCCCAGCGTATCGCCCGGCGCGGAGGCCAGGATCAGCGCCGGGTTTTTCGGGCGCAGGCCCACCAGCCGCGCGGCCAGCACCAGGGCGATCAGCGAGCTGCACAGGCGGGCCGCCCCCAGGGTCCAAAACACCCCCGGCGACTGCGCCTGCCCCAGCATCGCGAAGAAAAAGCCGAAGCCCAGGCCCGCCGCCAGCCCGATCAGCACCCCGTTGTCCTGCCACCTGACGGCATTGCTGCCCTCTCCCGGCGTGTAGCTCAGCAGGCCGGTGCCCAGCAGCACGCCCAGCGCCCCCAGCCAGCCCGGCACGCCCAACACCTCGCCGCCCAGCACGCCGATCACCACCGGTACCAGCGCCGACAGCGCGCCCGCGCCCACCGACACCGCGCCCATCGGTCCCAGCGCCAGGGCGCGGTAAAACGCCAGCACCGCGAACAGGCCCACCGCGCCCGCCGACGCGCCCCACAGCAGGTCGCCCACCGGCGGCCTGGCCTGGCCCATCAGCACCGCAAGCAGCAGCATAATCACCGCGCTGATCGGGTGGGTCAGTGCCACCACCCGCAGCGGCGAGTCGCGCCGGCTGGCCAGCCCCGCCAGAAAATCGCCGACGCCGTAGGTCAGCGCCGACAGCAGGCCGTGCAGGGCCGGATTCAAGAAAGGAGCCTCACCGCAGAAGTGTACAGGGGGCACATGTCATGGGGCAGGATGCGGTTCCCGTCCCCTGGACAGAACACCAACCAAAAAAGAGAGACCGGGAGGGTCTCCCAGTCTCGTCTCGGGTGCGTGGTCAGATGCGGAGCGGAGGTCTAGAGCCGCGCCCGCACCCCACACCGGGGGTTACTCGTCGTCGCTGCGGGTGTTGCTCCAGCCGCGGTCGGCGCGGGCACGCGGGCGGAAGCCGGCGTCGTTGCCCTCGCCGCCCTCGCGGGGTGCGGGCGCGGCGTCACGGGGACGGTCATCGCGCGGGCGGAAAGCGGGCCGGTCTTCACGGGGACGGAAGCCGCCACCCTGAGAGCCGCCACGGTCGTCGCGGCCCTGATAGCCGCCGCCGCCCTGACCACCACGGTCGCTGTTGCCGCGGTAGCCGCCGCCACCCTGACCGCCACGGTCGTCACGGGGACGGAAGCCGCCGCCACCCTGGCCGCCCCGGTCATCGCGGCCCTGGTACCCGCCGCCCTGACCACCACGGTCGCTGTTGCCACGGTAGCCGCCGCCACCCTGACCGCCACGGTCGTCACGGGGACGGAAGCCGCCGCCCTGGCCGCCACGGTCGTCACGGCCCTGATAGCCGCCGCCCTGACCACCGCGGTCATTGTTGCCACGGTAGCCGCCGCCCTGACGGTCGCCGCCGCCGTAGCCGCCCTGTCCGCCACGGTCCTCGCGGGGACGGAAGCCGCCACCCTGGGGAGCGGGACGATCCCCGCTGGGCCGGTCGCCCGCAGGACGCTCGCCGCTCTTGAAGCCGCCCTGGCCCTGGCCTTCGCGCATTTCCTTGATCTCGCGGCGCAGGCCACGCAGTTCCTTGCCCTGGGCCTCGAGCATTTCCTTCATCTCGCCCAGCAGTTCCATCAGGTCGTCGGCATCGATGTACTCGTCTTCCTCGCCGTCCTCGTTCTCTTCGGCGGCGTCCTCACCCGTGGCCTGCATGGCGTCGTCGTCGTTCTCGCCCTGGCCCTCGGTCTGGGCTTCCTGGGCGTCGAGCACCAGGTCCTCGTCTGCCTCGCCTTCCAGCTGGGGCAGGATGTCGCGCACTTCGGCGGGCATCTGGTCGTCTGGGGTGTGACCCTGGCGCGGCTCGTTGTTGTCGGTCATGGTAGTTCTCCTTTTGGCGCGGCTGGTGGTGCCTGCGCTGTTTCCCTGCCGCTTGTCGTTCACGACCCTGGCGGCGAATTCCGGACATTTTCGGCCTGTCTTTTCGGCCAGTGGCACACGTTCTGTGTGCCGGGCGCGGGCGCACCCCCGAGTGTATCACTGCCGGGGCCGCCGCCGCACATGCCTGGCAAGCGGCCCGCACTCCGGGTACGCTGAACCATGACCCAACCTGTGCAAGATGACCTCCCCCAGCACTGGCTCGAAGGCATGCTCGACATCCTTTCTGAAGCGGTGGAAGGCGGCCCGCCCGGCGAGGGCACCGCCTTTCTGGACGGCACGGCGGCGGACGGCAGCGGCAACCACGGCCTGCTGGCCACGCTCGACACCCTCAGCGCGGCGCAGGCCAGCACGCCGGTCCACGGCACCTCCATTGCCGGACACGCCCGCCACAGCGCCCTGCACATGGAGGTGGTGGTGCGCTGGGAACGTGACGGGGACCGGGGCCCGTTCGACTGGAAGGGCAGCTTCCTCCCGGCAGAGGTGGACGACCGACAGTGGGATGAGCTGCGGGTGCGCCTGCGCGCGGCCTACGACGCCCTATGTGCGTTTGCCCGGACCCAGAAGGAGGGGGAGGCGACGGGGGAGGCCACTGGCAGCCTGACCGGCGCGGTGGCCCACGTTGCCTACCACCTGGGGGCGATCCGGCAGATGTCCAAGGCGCTGGCTTGAGGCCGGACACGGGGCCGCTGCGGGTCATGATTGGCGCGGGCGAGCAGCGCTGGGACGGCTGGATCGCCACGCAGCGGGAAGACCTGGATCTGCTGGACCCGGACAGCTGGGCCGCGTGGTTCGGGAACCGACGGGCCGACGCCCTGCTGTGCGAGCACGTCTGGGAACACCTGAGCGAGGCCCAGGGCCGCGCCGCCGCCCGGGTGTGTTTCGAGTTCCTGAAGCCGGGCGGCGTGCTGCGGGTGGCGGTGCCGGACGCCAATTTTCCGGACGCCGGGTACCAGCGCACGGTGCAGGTGGGGGGGCCGGGGCCGGCCGATCACCCCGCCGCCGATCACCAGATCGTGTACGACGCGCCGCTGCTGGCCGACGTATTCAGGGGGGCCGGATTCACGGTGGAACTGCTGGAGTACTGCGACGCGCTGGGCCACTTTCACGCCACGGACTGGGACCTGGGCACCGGGCCGGTGTACCGCTCGCTGCGGCTGGACCACCGCAACGCGGGCGGAAAACTGGGCTGCGTTTCCATCATTCTGGATGCCACCAGGCCTTCCGGAGAGCAGAGCTAACGTCCGGCTGCCGGTGCGCCCTTCTCAGGCCGCTGCGCCTGCCCTACTTGCTGGCCTCGCCCTCCAGCTGCCAGCTTGTCCTGAGTGCCCCGTCCAGCACGCGCACGCGGCCCCGCCCGTTGACGCGGCCCTCGGCCACTGCGAAGGTGCCGTCGGACAGGGCCACCACGTCCATCGGATGTGCCAGCGACATGGGATTGACCTCGCCGCTGGCCAGATCGATGCGTGTCAGTGACCCGGCGCGGTCCGTGACCAGGGCCACGCCGCCGTTGACGCCCAGCTTGTCGGGGTGGCCGGGGAGGGGCCAGCTCCTTACAACCTCGCCGTCCGGACCCAGCCGCAGCAACCGGCCCCCGGCGTCCAGCGCCAGCACGGTGCCGCCCGCCTCCGGGGCCAGGTCCACCGGAGAACCGCCCACCTTCACCCGCCTGACGACATTCAGGGTGTTGGGGTCCAGCAGGCAGATCTCGCCGCTCAGGTGGTGGGTCACGAACAGCCCGCCGCCCGAGAGCAGCACGCCGTCCATCACGTCGGCCAGCGGCAGGCCGTCCTCGCGGGCCACCGTGATCTGCTGGTCCGCCCCGCCCAGCCACCCCACCGCGCCGAGCACGGTCTTGAAGTACACCCGTCCGCCGCCCGGGCCGCTGGAGGCCGTCAGGCCCGCCACGCCGCCAGGCACCGGGTGGCTGCGGACCACCTTCAGTGGGTTGGTCAGCACCTCCAGCACGCGGTTGTTGGCGGCGTCGGCCAGGTAGACCCGGTCGCCCAGCCGCACGCCCTGCGTGAACCACGATGGCTGCGCCCCGTCCGAGCGCAGGCTGGCGGTGACCTGATCGCCGCGCAGCAGGTTCAGGGTGCCGCCCTGGCCGTTGCTGGCCACCAGCAGGCCGCCCGCCGCCGCCACCACCACCGCCGGATCGGGCAGTGTCGCCGCCGCGCCGCGCGAGGGGGCCAGCAGCGCCCCGAGGGCCAGCACGCCCGACACCGCCGCCGCGCCCATCAGCAGCGGCCAGAACCGGCGTGACGGATGGCGGTGGCTGGGGTGGCGCTGTCGACCGGGGAGAGCGTGGGCGGCGGGAGGCCCCGTCCCGGCCTGCCGCGCCGCGTCCATGACCCCCGCCCTCAGGTGGGCGGGCGGTGGCAGCGGCGGCACATCCTCCAGCAGCGCTGCCTCCAGTGCACGCAGCAGGTCAAGGTGGGCGCGGCAGCCGGGGCAGGCCGCGAGATGGGCGCGCAGTTCGGGCGTCAGGGCCTGGCCCAGGCCGATGCGTTCTTCCAGTTGCTGCCCCACCGTGTCGCAGTGCCGGGTTTCAAGGAGCAGGGTGTTGTCGTTCATTCCAGCCATGACGCCGCCTCCTTGCCCAGGCCCGCGCCTTCCAGCACCGCCCGCAGATGTTTCAGGGCGTAACTCAGCCGGCTCTTGACCGTGCCCACCGGCACGTTCATCGCGCCCGAGATCTCCTCGCGGGACTCGCCCGCCAGAAAGGCGCGTTCCACCGTCTCGCGGTG encodes:
- a CDS encoding DMT family transporter; this translates as MNPALHGLLSALTYGVGDFLAGLASRRDSPLRVVALTHPISAVIMLLLAVLMGQARPPVGDLLWGASAGAVGLFAVLAFYRALALGPMGAVSVGAGALSALVPVVIGVLGGEVLGVPGWLGALGVLLGTGLLSYTPGEGSNAVRWQDNGVLIGLAAGLGFGFFFAMLGQAQSPGVFWTLGAARLCSSLIALVLAARLVGLRPKNPALILASAPGDTLGNLFYLLAVQGGGLAVGSLLSSLYPAFTTLLAVTVLREGLRAAQWVGVVVALVGAGLIAGR
- a CDS encoding enoyl-CoA hydratase/isomerase family protein, whose amino-acid sequence is MNLEQLCAPGAYPGLHLEAHDLTERGSGILEIVIRSEKTLNSVNAEAHRALTGVWRDIDAAEGVRCVLIRGEGRGFSSGGDFTLIEEMSSDFTALARVWREARDLVYNVVNCGKPIVSAIHGPCVGAGLAVALLSDVSVAAKTARILDGHVRLGVAAGDHAAIIWPLLCGLNKAKYHLLTGEPVSGEEAERIGLVSLCVPDDELLDRAWKVARTLAAGSPTAVRWTKYALNNWLRAMGPTFDASLALEFLGFTGPDVKEGLSSLREKRPPNFAEDAPI
- a CDS encoding DinB family protein, which produces MTQPVQDDLPQHWLEGMLDILSEAVEGGPPGEGTAFLDGTAADGSGNHGLLATLDTLSAAQASTPVHGTSIAGHARHSALHMEVVVRWERDGDRGPFDWKGSFLPAEVDDRQWDELRVRLRAAYDALCAFARTQKEGEATGEATGSLTGAVAHVAYHLGAIRQMSKALA
- a CDS encoding class I SAM-dependent methyltransferase, with amino-acid sequence MRPDTGPLRVMIGAGEQRWDGWIATQREDLDLLDPDSWAAWFGNRRADALLCEHVWEHLSEAQGRAAARVCFEFLKPGGVLRVAVPDANFPDAGYQRTVQVGGPGPADHPAADHQIVYDAPLLADVFRGAGFTVELLEYCDALGHFHATDWDLGTGPVYRSLRLDHRNAGGKLGCVSIILDATRPSGEQS
- a CDS encoding MFS transporter → MTVQAPAPHPLLFAALGTLVFLNVYAPQSLLPVLAQEFGAGAAQVGFVVGATTLAMALASPLVGVLADALGRRGVVVWAFALLTVPAVLAVFAPTLGTLNAARFAQGLLIPGVMVALNAFIAEEVPPAGRARALTLYVTGTVLGGFLGRFLAGLVAVRWGWHAAFWLLALASLAGFFLARAGLPPERHFTPQRNVRVVLEGLGAHLRNPALLATCAVGFLILFTLVGLFNTLTLRLAAPPYALNTAQTGLIFAVYLLGVVITPVAGPLLALRGPRIALLTAVGASLAGLLLTLAAPLPVIIVGVAAGACGVFLAQSAALSAVQREVTRARSLASGLYHAAYYGGAAAASVLAGHAYEVGGWPTVVLLVTGSMALAGVVGVLGWRKSGAV
- a CDS encoding malate dehydrogenase yields the protein MTNQSKSDKHPVRVAVTGAAGQIGYSLLFRIASGDMLGKDQPVILQLLEVTPALKALQGVVMELRDCAFPLLADIVTSDDPNVAFKDADYALLVGAMPRKAGMERGDLLSANGGIFKPQGEALNRVASRDVKVLVVGNPANTNALIAQQNAPDLTPGQFTAMVRLDHNRAVSQLAEKTGEPVTAIQNLTIWGNHSSTQYPDLSAATVSGRPALELVDREWYEGQYIPTVAKRGAAIIEARGASSAASAASAAIDHMRDWALGTPEGQWVSMGIPSDGSYGVPEGLIYGFPVKCSGGSYEIVQGLDVSDFSRGKMDATAQELTEERDEVRKLGLVK